From the Caldalkalibacillus thermarum genome, the window TCCGCACGGCTCACCCAGCTTGTTTTCAATACCGATCAGAACAGCCTGCAAAATGGTTTTGTTCTGATAAGCCGCAATCACTTCCTGCCAGTCTTTACGCTCTTCCTCCAGTTTTTCAGGGTCAAAACCCTCTACCAGTACTTGTAACAGTTGATCGCTCATTCGATCACCCTCCATCTGATTTTTTTAGGCTGATACGTTACCCAGCAAACCGTTTCAAAATAGTTCCTGCCTGATACGGCGTTTTTTAACCTCTTTTTTGTTTTCATCTCTGCCATTTTCTGTTTCTTCTTTTACAGCATCACCCCTTTCAAGCGGTTCATTTTGCGGCACTTCTCTTTCATGTGAATGTTCGTGTGAATGTGGCACTTCTTCTGAAACGGATACGACAGTCTTTTCACACTCAGGGGCTGGATCGTCCGTGCCAGTAGCCTGCATTGGCTGGGAATCCAACCAGACCACACGGCCCGGTTCGCTTCCGGGTTGGCTTTGCGAAGCGAAGACAACAGGCTCCGCTTCAACAAAACGTATTTTTCTAACTTCAAAATCCGTTTTGGAGGCCTGAGCGGTGTGGCGGGCAGATGAACCGGCTGATTCACTGCCCGCAACAGGCGTCCATTCGCCCTCCACTGTCCAACGGCCGTTTTGGTCAAATGTTTTTTCCCGCTTCTTAAAAGCGTAGCGTCCCGGCTCTGCCGGGTTGGCTTTGCGAAGTGAAGACAACAGGTCAAATATTGACCGTTTTTTCACTTCCGCCCGCTCCACCCATTCCCGCCGCTTTTTCCAGTCACGAGGGATGAATCTGCCTTTGCCTATCTTCGGCGGTTGCGGTGTGCCATCTTTAAGCAATTTGTACACAAAGTGGAAACGGGGCAGGCCGTCCATCAGTTGAGTGTAAAAAAAGCGGTATTCTTCCTGCTCCGTGTCCCGATAGCTGGCCGGAAAGATGTTGGCCCCGATAACCCTCGTGTCATAGGTGGCCTGCCGGACAATGATCTGTTTCTTGCCAAATTCCTCTGCAAATTCTTTGGCATCTTCGCTGGTTATGCCGCCAAAACAGATTTTGTTGCGACAGCCGTTCAGTATGGCCCGCTTTACGGCTCGACCACTCATCTTGCCCGTCTCCACTTCCAACTGGCTCAAGGATTGGCAGGCAAAGATACCGGCCACCCGGTACTCGGCCGCTATGTTCAGAAAACGCTCAATGTCCGGGTTGATATACCGGGAATACTCGTCCACGATGAGAAAGTGGGGGACACGGGTCTTTTCCGTCCCCCCACGCCTGAATGTCCCTGATTGCAAATGCATGATGATGTACTGGCCAAATGCGTCCCCGCTTGAACCCAATTCGCCCAAAGCCGTGTTGACCGCCAAAATGCCACCTTCTTCAAAGTGACGATCTATGTCAAAACTGGATTCTCCCGTCATGATGGAACGCAAATGACGGTTGGCCGTGAGATTCTCCAACTGGGCACGAAGCCCGATCACAAACTGGCGGTATTTGTCTTTCATGGCCCCCAACAGTTCCGCCTTGAAAAACTTGGTCAGATCATCTTCTCCCTGCCGGTTAACCAGTTCGTTCACCTTGTATTCCAACAGCTTCAGATCACGCAAGGTGTTGACCACGTCTCCCAAATCCAGACGGTCACCCTGAAGCCGTTTCAACAGCTTGGTCACGTTGCGGGCCGATACTTCCTGCACGGTGGCGAAAAAGGCTTCCTGTTTGCCAAACAGGCTCTTTAACACCGCCACCGTGGCCTCGGCTACGGTATCTTCATCTCCCACCATCGGGTTGAAACGGTGACTCTCATAGGACGGATCATAACCGGCACTTTCTGCATACCCACGCTTCTGTGCCGGGTCTATATGCACAAAGTCAAGTCCCATTTCCTCACACATCTCCCGTACCATAAACGCCACGTCCCCTTTCGGCTCAATCACCGAAAGGCCCAGTTTCTTACCCTTGGCTTTCTGCACCAATAGATTGTAAATGATTGGTTTCAAAATGGTTGCCGTCTTTCCACAACGAGTGGGACCCACCACCAGCATGTGGGTAAAAGCGTCACTCCCACCCCAGATGATCGGCCTGTCCAAAATCAACACCTCCCAAAAACATTGTCACAAATGGGGCTGGAAGGTATGGGGCTGGCAGGGATGTGGGAGAAGATTCGGCCCTTGCTTAGCAAAGTCAATCACTATTGGAATATGGCGTTCAAATGGAATATGGCGTTCAAAATGGCTTTTGTTCTCTATCGCTTCTCGTCCACTTCTTCTCCCAAAACAAGGTATATCTCATCTTTTTTCTCACTGTCTCCCTCTCCCTTCAGCCATTTCCTGAACCGCTCCCACTTCTCTTCAAATGACTGAGTCCCCTCAACCAGCTTTTCCTTGTCCACATTGCCACGCTTGTATCTAAACGCTGTCACTGCCCGCCAGTAAACAAAGACAAATCCCAATAAGACCATGAACATTAAAATGTAGACCACACGCATGACAATGACCGGGGCCACAAAAAAGTCCCGCTCATTCCAAAAGTGATAAACGCTGGTTCCCAACAAACCGGACACGTAAAAAACAGCCGCCACCATGTGCAGGTACGGCTGTTTCCGCTCATCCACATATTCAAATACTCCCGCTATAACGCTGATCACCAACAGTGTCCACCACACCCACTTCGGCAATAACCATGCACCGCTTACCAACAAAACGGCACTGATTAATGCCAACACCAAATTCGCCTTCCCTAACATCAGTTCACTCCCCTCATGCCCTCCTTCCGTATGGTGTACTCGTACATGTGGATAACAAATTCGATTTCATCGGCCATGATCTCACGCATCATCAGGTATATCTCCCACTGTTCCTCCGGGGTGTATTCCATCAATTGTTCTTTAATATCTGGTATGTTCACTATTTCACAAATGGTCTTCAGGCCCTCAATCAGCATATTCCCAACTCCTTATCCGTGATTTCGATAACCTCAATCCCCCGCATGTCTTTTAAACGCTCTTCAATGTCGTAACTGAACAACTCATGTGTAAACACCATGACTTCCTTGTCGTGCCGCTCCCTTTTCATCCTGTCCAACAACGCCAAATCGTTCATCATCAGATCGGCCACGTATTTTTCAGATTCCCCGCATCGAATGATGTAGGGATACACGCTTTTTAAATGATCATGATTCTCTCTTGCTTCACCATGTTTTGTGATTAAATTCACAAGGTGTTGACTCCCTTGGTAATGCCTTAGATACTGACACGCAAATCCAAACGGCATCAGACAGGCACTCGCCAGTACATGACTGTCCATCATGCCCAAAAATTCATCGTAACTCTTCACGCCTCTAAATAATATCAGGTTCCGACACAAGGGCACTTCCATTGTGTTTTTTTCCGCTTCAAAAAGCACACGCCTTAAAGTGCTTTCCCGTGCTCCACCCTTGATGATGTACACAAAATATTCATTTCCATCACGGTCTATGATGGAACCTTTGTACAAATCTCCCCGATTGGTACGGTACTTCTTCTTCAGTTCCCGTGAGTCGACAAACGTGTATCCACTGTCTTTCAACTCCACATACAGGTCTACAAAATCCAGATAACTGTCCATGTTCTCTTTCTTGATATGCAAATCCTTAGCCTCTATTTCCTCATCACCTATTAACTGATGTTCCCGCAATACCCTTAATCCCCTGTCTGTAATGTAATGCACCGCTTCTATCCTGCTTGCGTCCGATAAATGCCGTGCAATCTTCCTAGACCTTATCCACCCGCTGTTCCTCATGATATATAGCTTGCGATAGGTATACGCTTCATGCTCCCCAAAATACAACCGCCTAATCTGCTCCCCGTTCATTACCCTAAACCTGTATAAATCTCGCAATATCCCCAAATCCCGCTCCGTCACCTGCTTGATTACCTGCATCACTTCTCCCCTTTCACCATGGCTGTCTTGGCTGTGGTTTTTTCCTCCGGCTTTGCTCAGGCTCGACCCAAGGTCTCGCACCGCAAATCCGTCCGTCAAAACCACACTCCCTTCAAACCGAATGACTGCCTCCCAACACAAAACCTTTACCGTAAAATCGGGATGGCTGTCTGTGTTTACTCCGTCTACCTTTACGGTAGCCGTTCGTAAACACACCGTAAAAGAGAACACCTGTTCCGTTTGCACCTTTACCGTAAACCGTTTGGACAGAAACTCGATAAAAAACTGATATAAAAGCGATTGTAGCCCATCTTGTTCATGTCAACTTGACATGAATTCCTTTGTTTGGAGCTTCCGGCAAACCACTCCTTCTGATCCGCTTTAATATAAAAGGCATTTTTCGGTTACTAAAACACCGTTATTTGACATAAACCGCCCATGTCAAGTGGTCAACCCAGAAAATTAGGGGGTTCTTGACATGAAAAAACTCAATTTTAAGCCTTAAAAATCGTGTCAAATAGCACCGTATCAGAACAAAGATTCTTTTAATTTTGGGTTCCTTTTTCTCGGAGACGGATCATCGTCATAGCCGTCATTATCTTTATCGTTTTTACCCAGACTGAGATTCAGCATGTGTTCTTCAAAAGTTGTTTCATTTTCCTGAGTTTCTGCTATGGCAAGAGAACGGTTCCTTAGTTCCATAAGGTAATTGTTAAAAAAATCACCAGAATTACTGACTTCAAGCACATACATCTGCACCTTTTCTTTTTCTCCCCTAAGCCCTATTTCTGTACACGACAAGTAGCACCAATTATCATCGTGAACATAACCTCCCGACCGAAGGTTATCAATAATAAATTTCGTATATCGGTTATCAAGGTCACGAATGATGCGGTTTTTGAAATAATGCAGGATAAAGACATGAACCTGATCAAATACATGTTTTTTAGGAACGTGAAGATTGGCCAGATTAAAGGCATGTTGGTAAACACGCTTTACTTTGTTTCGTATGTTCATTTGTTCATCATAATGAGGCATCATCCCCGGATATTCAACCAACAGAACGGGATAATCAAAATCTTCCTGCCATTCAACCTTGCATGGGATGACTTCTTTAATCTGCTCATAACGTTCTTTTGACTGCACATCCCGGTACAGGAACCATTTCAGACCTTCCAACCAGCGTGTGTAAAGCTCTGTCCTCAACCTCTCAACCTGCTCAATCGCCTTTGGATAGGGCTTGTAAAACATCTCGATTCCTCCTTTGTCCGACACGTTTTTGCTTATATATCAAGGGTTGAACGGAAGTCTGTCCGACAAAATGAACAGATCGAACCGCCCGTTTTACAAGATGAAGACGTTTGTCGGACAGACAACCCGAAAACCATTGATATAAAGCCATTTGTTTGTCCGACAAGTAAAAATCCTTATTCTTCCATTTGTCAGACACATGTCCTGTTTTTGGCTTTATGTCAACGTTTTTGTGTCGGACAATGCTAACCAATGGTTTTGATGTTCTCCTGAGTTCGGGGCAAAGCCGATAAAATCGTTTTGGTGGCAAACTCAAATTCCCTTGCCGCCGTCTGGTCAATGTGAATTACCGGACGGCCGTAACGCATGGCCACCAAGTGAACGGGCAGGTCACTCAACACCAGATCAGCGTTCATTCTCAAACGTTGTTCCTGACCTGACTCCAACACGTTGGGGACAAACCGGTTCAGTACCCTCAACAGACGCTTACCCTGCCATGCTTCCCTGTGCTTTTCGCATATCTTCTGATGGTGTATGTCCATGTCCTCCACATAGACCACCAGCACATTTTCCCAGTGCATGACCATGTTCCAGCGGTCAAAAGGCAGGTCAATCACCCGGTAATGTCCCTGATTGTCCATGTTTTCAAACGTCTCAATATGCAGGTTGGGATAACCCTGTACCTGCCCGTTTTTACCCACTGGCATGTCCAGATATGTCCATAACGTGGTTTCTTCCTGAAAGCTGACCAGTTTGGTCAACGTCCCCTGTTTGCTTAAGGTTGCGGCCAGATTGAGTGCCACATACGTTTTGCCCGTGGTCAAGGGAGACGTGACGATAATGTTGTATCCCTGTGGTTCCTGCTGAGCAAAGCCTGTCATATTGGGGCTGAAGTGAAAGACAGGTTCATTTTTGTTTTTATCAGAGAACGAATGTATTTCTTCTTTAACCGCACGTTCGTCTGACTGAACGGTTTCTGCCGGAGTGTGAATCTGATGTTGGTTTAACCTGTTTTCATCATGCTCATTGGGCTTTTGGGCTTCAGATGGTGTTACCGGGACGGGTTCAAATGACCAAGCTTGCAGAGTGTCCTGTTTCTGTTGTGCCGGTTCCTGTTTATGCAACGGCTGATTTTCTTCTTTTCCAAAGGTAAAAGTCCATGCAGGGGGCTGGACGGAACTGTGGGGCTTTTGGCCGGGTTCCTGTGCCGTTTGATGATCTGTCTTTTTCTGAACCGGGTCTTTTTTCTTTTTCCAACCAAACCATGCCCATTTTGAGTGATTGGTGTCTCTGTCATTTCCCTCATCCGTGTCCTCCACATCCCCTTTTTCCAACCGTTCAATTTTTTCTTCGGCCATGCCCAGTGTAGCCGGAAACTCGATGGCAAAACGGATTTTTTCTTCCGTCACCGGATCAAGAATATAGTCATATACCGAAAGTGGAAGCCATTTTTCCCTGATCTCCTTTGGCTTGGTATGACCAACAAGTACGACTACCCTGACACCGGCTTTCCTTAACTCGTACAAAAGCTGTTCAAAAGGCATGGTTCCCTGTAACAGGGGAGACAAAAAAGCCAGTTGTGGCCGGTTTTTCTTAAGTTGCAACAATACCCCTTCACGATAGGCAACGGGAGGCAGGTTGCCGCCTGCCACCCTCTGGATCATCTGGTCAATCTCCTTTTTTCCCGTGGCAATGATGATGTGCATACAATTCCCCCTCTGCAATCATTTTTTGTTGCTTAAGGTGCGGTGCTGACCAAATCTTCAAGAATCTGTACAATTGTCGGGGCCAGCCAAACCAAGATAAAACCGAAAATAGCCATAATTAGAGTACCGCCTCCGGCTCCCCTCATACGTGACGAACCAAACAACATCCCCACAATCAGTACAATGCCACCTAATCCAAACATCACTAGAAAGATTGGTACGCTGATCTGTTGCAAAAGATAGAAAAACTGCAAGATAACCCCAACCAACCAGTCCGTAAACTGCTCCAATGACATTGGTCTGATCTCAACATTGCGTTCCAACGTATACACCCTCCTTGAAAAATAGATAACCCTGTGCCATCAACACGTTGCTGTCAGTCAGTTGTTCAAATTCCCTTTTGTCTTCCACCCCCTCCACGATAATTGACCTCTTTTCTTCCTGCAAAAACTTCTGACACCACTTTTGCTTAATCTCATCAACATGCACCTTGAATCCCGTCACATCCTGTTGTTTCCAAAAGCTGTATGTCCGTTCGGTCACGTCATCCACCCACACTTCCAGCCCCCTGCTTTTGAACTTCTCAATCAAGGAGGGAATCCGGGCATATGCATTTGGTGGTTTTCCAGAGAGATTCCACTCCACAATTTCAATGCCGCCATCCCAGACAAAGGAAGACTCAGCCAGAAAGG encodes:
- a CDS encoding type IV secretory system conjugative DNA transfer family protein, which encodes MDRPIIWGGSDAFTHMLVVGPTRCGKTATILKPIIYNLLVQKAKGKKLGLSVIEPKGDVAFMVREMCEEMGLDFVHIDPAQKRGYAESAGYDPSYESHRFNPMVGDEDTVAEATVAVLKSLFGKQEAFFATVQEVSARNVTKLLKRLQGDRLDLGDVVNTLRDLKLLEYKVNELVNRQGEDDLTKFFKAELLGAMKDKYRQFVIGLRAQLENLTANRHLRSIMTGESSFDIDRHFEEGGILAVNTALGELGSSGDAFGQYIIMHLQSGTFRRGGTEKTRVPHFLIVDEYSRYINPDIERFLNIAAEYRVAGIFACQSLSQLEVETGKMSGRAVKRAILNGCRNKICFGGITSEDAKEFAEEFGKKQIIVRQATYDTRVIGANIFPASYRDTEQEEYRFFYTQLMDGLPRFHFVYKLLKDGTPQPPKIGKGRFIPRDWKKRREWVERAEVKKRSIFDLLSSLRKANPAEPGRYAFKKREKTFDQNGRWTVEGEWTPVAGSESAGSSARHTAQASKTDFEVRKIRFVEAEPVVFASQSQPGSEPGRVVWLDSQPMQATGTDDPAPECEKTVVSVSEEVPHSHEHSHEREVPQNEPLERGDAVKEETENGRDENKKEVKKRRIRQELF
- a CDS encoding replication-relaxation family protein — protein: MQVIKQVTERDLGILRDLYRFRVMNGEQIRRLYFGEHEAYTYRKLYIMRNSGWIRSRKIARHLSDASRIEAVHYITDRGLRVLREHQLIGDEEIEAKDLHIKKENMDSYLDFVDLYVELKDSGYTFVDSRELKKKYRTNRGDLYKGSIIDRDGNEYFVYIIKGGARESTLRRVLFEAEKNTMEVPLCRNLILFRGVKSYDEFLGMMDSHVLASACLMPFGFACQYLRHYQGSQHLVNLITKHGEARENHDHLKSVYPYIIRCGESEKYVADLMMNDLALLDRMKRERHDKEVMVFTHELFSYDIEERLKDMRGIEVIEITDKELGIC
- a CDS encoding pilin, whose amino-acid sequence is MERNVEIRPMSLEQFTDWLVGVILQFFYLLQQISVPIFLVMFGLGGIVLIVGMLFGSSRMRGAGGGTLIMAIFGFILVWLAPTIVQILEDLVSTAP